Proteins from one Flavobacterium sp. N2038 genomic window:
- a CDS encoding 1-acyl-sn-glycerol-3-phosphate acyltransferase, which produces MKKQVYKFIFFKLMGWKIVGLENAEVKKCVLMVMPHTSNHDFYLGIFTRGISGLEMNWVGKKELFRFPLNYYFKNVGGEPLDRSGGLNKVDSIAAIFDRKEVFRLAVAAEGTRKGVKELKTGFYYIALKANVPIVPVAFDWGKKEVNLGKPFFPTGNYEADLEVIKQHYKGVLGKIPENGLQF; this is translated from the coding sequence ATGAAGAAACAAGTATACAAATTCATCTTTTTTAAGCTAATGGGCTGGAAGATAGTGGGATTGGAAAATGCTGAAGTAAAGAAGTGTGTATTGATGGTAATGCCGCATACGAGTAATCATGATTTTTATCTTGGTATTTTTACCCGTGGCATTTCTGGTCTGGAAATGAATTGGGTTGGTAAGAAAGAATTATTCAGGTTTCCTCTTAATTATTACTTTAAAAATGTAGGAGGTGAACCTCTGGATCGCTCAGGCGGATTGAATAAAGTAGATTCAATTGCAGCTATTTTTGACCGAAAAGAAGTTTTCCGTTTAGCAGTTGCTGCAGAAGGAACACGCAAAGGAGTTAAAGAATTAAAAACCGGGTTTTATTATATTGCACTAAAAGCAAATGTGCCTATTGTTCCTGTAGCTTTTGATTGGGGAAAGAAAGAAGTAAATTTAGGAAAGCCATTTTTTCCAACAGGAAATTATGAAGCAGATTTAGAAGTGATAAAACAACATTATAAAGGTGTATTAGGGAAAATCCCCGAAAATGGTTTGCAGTTCTAA
- a CDS encoding spermidine synthase, with translation MIQKLFSYFIPVKIFKKKSARSKVIEVTWANGELVLDSENTNYSYGSLQRILRYGLRNIGYNKIIDMDHILLLGVAGGSVIKTLVDEIAYKGKITGVEIDPDMIEIANKYFDLNKIQQLEVVIDDAFEFVLKTKHKYDLIIIDIFEDIKMPNFLFESFFSGHICSLLNNKGFVLFNTMILDEAHNIRNRKYVSEINPKLFASKMLPRIEVHNELIIIEKVV, from the coding sequence ATGATCCAAAAACTCTTCAGTTATTTTATTCCGGTAAAAATATTCAAAAAAAAATCAGCAAGAAGTAAAGTTATTGAAGTTACCTGGGCAAATGGAGAACTGGTTTTGGATTCTGAAAATACAAATTACTCTTACGGAAGTCTCCAACGTATATTAAGGTACGGACTTCGAAACATCGGTTATAATAAAATCATCGATATGGATCATATATTACTTTTGGGCGTGGCAGGCGGAAGTGTTATAAAAACGCTTGTTGATGAAATTGCTTATAAAGGCAAAATTACCGGAGTCGAAATTGATCCTGATATGATTGAAATTGCCAATAAGTATTTTGATCTAAATAAAATTCAGCAATTGGAAGTTGTTATAGATGATGCATTTGAATTTGTTTTGAAAACCAAACACAAATACGATTTAATTATAATTGATATTTTTGAGGATATTAAAATGCCGAATTTTTTGTTTGAAAGTTTCTTCAGTGGGCATATTTGCTCGCTTTTAAACAATAAAGGTTTTGTTCTTTTTAATACTATGATTTTAGACGAAGCACACAATATAAGAAATCGTAAGTACGTTTCAGAAATAAACCCTAAATTGTTTGCCTCAAAAATGCTGCCCCGCATTGAGGTTCATAACGAATTAATAATAATTGAAAAAGTAGTCTAA
- a CDS encoding helix-turn-helix domain-containing protein has product MVNIDDFVKRLENILDYYGLNASSFADKIGVQRSSMSHLLSGRNKPSLDFVMKILDVFPEVDLYWILNGKGSFPKPENESLIFNPEASSSDTKNLSSSTSFNENFAGPDLFSQINEEPEKLPIKKIEQNKSSNLNPEEGEIEKIIFFYKDGTFKVYTP; this is encoded by the coding sequence ATGGTAAACATCGATGATTTTGTAAAACGTCTTGAAAATATTCTGGATTACTACGGTCTAAATGCCTCGTCTTTTGCCGATAAAATAGGCGTGCAAAGATCTAGCATGTCTCACCTGCTCTCTGGTAGAAACAAACCAAGTCTGGACTTTGTAATGAAAATTCTGGACGTTTTTCCAGAAGTAGATTTGTACTGGATCTTAAATGGAAAAGGAAGTTTTCCGAAACCGGAAAATGAAAGTTTAATTTTTAATCCAGAAGCTTCTTCTTCTGATACTAAAAATTTATCCTCCTCTACTTCTTTTAATGAGAATTTTGCAGGACCTGATTTGTTCTCTCAAATAAATGAAGAACCTGAAAAACTTCCGATAAAAAAAATAGAACAGAATAAAAGTTCCAACTTAAACCCCGAAGAAGGAGAAATAGAAAAAATCATTTTTTTCTATAAAGATGGAACTTTTAAAGTGTATACACCATGA
- a CDS encoding M14 metallopeptidase family protein: protein MNLEELFTQYKEDSIAGRYLTLDHIRPILDRLNTNNQVQIIGKSVLGEPIYSYEIGTGKTRIYLWSQMHGNESTTTKALFDFINVLNGKSEIAAKMLSTFTFLCIPILNPDGARLYTRENANKVDLNRDSQNLTQPESNVLRTVFEKFKPDYCFNLHDQRTIFGAGETGKPATLSFLAPSYNEEREINENRLKAINLIAGINDELQKHIPGQIGRFDDSFNINCIGDTFQFLGVPTILFEAGHYEGDYEREITRKFLFFSLFTSFKLLSANDLVDNRIQDYLNISQNKVVFYDFMYKNVKINYDGIEIITNFVAQYKEELIENKIHFNAYIVEVGELENYFGHYEYDAKDALYSDDYDNLPKVNQKADFYLNKNVKFVNGLIKS, encoded by the coding sequence ATGAATTTAGAAGAATTATTTACCCAATACAAAGAAGATTCCATCGCTGGTCGTTATCTGACTCTAGATCATATTCGACCTATATTAGACAGATTAAACACCAACAATCAGGTTCAGATTATTGGTAAGTCAGTTTTAGGAGAACCAATATATAGTTACGAAATTGGTACAGGAAAGACACGTATTTATTTATGGTCACAAATGCACGGTAACGAAAGTACAACCACAAAAGCGCTTTTTGATTTTATAAATGTCTTAAATGGCAAATCTGAAATTGCAGCAAAAATGCTTTCTACATTTACCTTTTTATGCATTCCAATATTAAATCCTGACGGAGCAAGACTCTATACACGTGAGAATGCAAATAAAGTTGATTTAAACAGAGATTCCCAAAATCTGACACAACCGGAAAGTAATGTATTAAGAACCGTTTTTGAGAAATTCAAACCAGATTATTGTTTCAATCTACATGACCAACGAACTATTTTTGGTGCAGGTGAGACCGGAAAACCAGCAACTTTATCATTTTTAGCTCCTTCTTATAATGAAGAACGTGAGATAAACGAAAACAGATTAAAAGCCATAAATCTTATTGCTGGTATTAATGATGAATTACAAAAACACATTCCGGGTCAGATTGGACGTTTTGATGATTCATTCAATATCAATTGCATAGGTGATACTTTTCAGTTTTTAGGAGTTCCGACTATATTATTTGAAGCAGGGCATTATGAAGGCGATTACGAGCGCGAAATCACCCGAAAGTTCTTATTTTTCTCACTTTTCACAAGCTTCAAACTTCTTTCCGCAAACGATTTAGTTGATAATAGAATTCAAGATTATTTGAATATTTCACAAAATAAAGTCGTTTTTTATGATTTTATGTATAAAAATGTCAAAATAAATTATGATGGTATCGAAATTATTACGAATTTTGTCGCACAATACAAAGAAGAATTGATTGAAAATAAGATTCATTTTAACGCTTACATAGTTGAAGTGGGCGAGTTAGAAAATTATTTTGGACATTATGAATATGACGCTAAAGATGCTCTATATTCTGATGATTACGATAATTTGCCAAAAGTGAATCAAAAAGCAGATTTTTATTTAAATAAAAATGTTAAATTTGTTAACGGATTGATAAAAAGTTAA
- the msrA gene encoding peptide-methionine (S)-S-oxide reductase MsrA, with protein sequence MKNLSVATFGGGCFWCIEAVIQRLKGVESLKSGYSGGFIKNPPYREVCTGRTGHAEVIQVTFNPDIISYHDLIFIFMTSHDPTTLNRQGADVGTQYRSVVLYHDAEQRVIAEQVFEEVKPFYEDPIVTQLVPFEVFYEAEEDHQNYYNDNQDARYCQIVIDPKVQKLKKMYADRLID encoded by the coding sequence ATGAAAAATTTATCAGTTGCCACCTTTGGTGGTGGATGTTTTTGGTGTATTGAAGCTGTAATTCAGCGTTTAAAAGGTGTAGAATCTTTAAAATCAGGATATTCAGGAGGTTTTATAAAAAACCCGCCTTATCGCGAGGTTTGTACCGGCAGAACCGGACATGCCGAAGTAATACAGGTTACATTTAATCCTGACATAATTTCATATCATGATCTGATCTTTATATTCATGACAAGTCATGATCCTACAACACTTAATCGCCAGGGTGCCGATGTTGGAACCCAGTATCGATCTGTTGTTTTATATCATGATGCAGAACAAAGAGTAATAGCAGAGCAGGTTTTTGAAGAAGTAAAACCTTTTTATGAAGACCCTATTGTGACTCAATTAGTTCCCTTTGAAGTTTTTTATGAAGCTGAAGAAGATCATCAAAATTATTACAATGATAATCAGGATGCGAGATACTGTCAGATTGTGATCGATCCGAAGGTTCAAAAGCTTAAAAAAATGTACGCCGACAGATTAATAGATTAA
- a CDS encoding aminotransferase class V-fold PLP-dependent enzyme, which produces MNSKNSTISLETYFQDFRKHIVGIDQEFNSPFGKKQIIYTDWTASGRLYRPIEEKLLNQFGPFVANTHTETTVSGTAMTKAYHHARNIIKRHTNANNDDVLITDGTGMTGVVNKFQRILGLKIPENLKSCTIVPAEKKPIVFISHMEHHSNQTSWLETIADVEIIPSCEKGLFCLDNLEILLEKYKDRTIKIASITSCSNVTGIKTPFHEAAKLMHQYNGVCFVDFACSGPYVEIDMHPADPEAYLDAIFFSPHKFLGGPGTSGVLIFNKRLYNNMIPDCPGGGTVSWTNPWGEHKYIDNIEDREDGGTPGFLQVIKTALAVELKEEMGIENILQREHEIVDFVFNELEPVENIKILAGQHKNRLGVVSFFIENLHFNLGVKLLNDRFGIQTRGGCSCAGTYGHFLLHVDQETSNKLVNEITIGDLIKKPGWIRMSIHPTTTDEEIAYVCKSIKDLAKNHESWALDYSYNKNTNEFIHKNATSFEDELVESWFKS; this is translated from the coding sequence ATGAATAGCAAAAATAGTACCATCAGTCTTGAAACTTATTTTCAGGATTTCAGAAAGCATATTGTTGGCATAGATCAGGAATTTAATTCACCATTTGGCAAAAAACAAATTATTTATACCGACTGGACTGCCAGCGGAAGGCTCTACAGACCAATTGAAGAGAAACTTTTAAATCAATTTGGACCCTTTGTGGCTAATACTCATACTGAGACCACTGTGTCAGGTACTGCCATGACAAAAGCGTATCATCATGCCAGAAACATTATTAAACGTCATACTAATGCTAACAATGATGATGTTTTAATTACAGATGGTACCGGAATGACGGGTGTTGTAAATAAATTTCAGCGTATTCTTGGTTTGAAAATTCCAGAGAATCTAAAATCCTGCACTATAGTTCCTGCTGAAAAAAAACCAATTGTATTTATTTCGCATATGGAGCATCATTCTAATCAGACTTCCTGGTTGGAAACTATTGCCGATGTTGAAATTATTCCGTCTTGCGAGAAAGGTCTTTTTTGTCTGGATAATCTGGAGATACTATTAGAGAAATATAAAGACAGAACAATAAAAATTGCTTCTATAACATCTTGTTCGAATGTTACAGGAATAAAAACTCCTTTTCACGAAGCAGCAAAATTAATGCATCAGTACAATGGGGTTTGTTTTGTAGATTTTGCATGCTCTGGCCCTTATGTAGAAATTGATATGCATCCTGCAGATCCAGAGGCATATCTGGATGCAATTTTCTTTTCGCCTCATAAATTTCTTGGTGGGCCTGGAACATCAGGAGTTTTGATTTTTAACAAAAGGCTATACAACAACATGATTCCGGATTGTCCCGGAGGAGGAACGGTTAGCTGGACAAATCCATGGGGAGAACATAAATATATTGACAATATAGAGGATCGTGAAGATGGAGGGACTCCAGGATTTCTTCAGGTGATTAAAACCGCTTTGGCTGTTGAGTTAAAAGAAGAAATGGGAATCGAAAACATCTTACAGCGTGAACATGAGATCGTTGATTTTGTTTTTAACGAACTAGAGCCTGTTGAAAATATTAAAATTTTAGCCGGGCAACATAAAAACAGATTGGGTGTAGTTTCCTTTTTTATCGAGAACTTGCATTTCAACTTAGGGGTAAAATTACTGAACGACCGTTTTGGAATTCAGACTCGTGGTGGCTGCAGCTGTGCAGGAACTTATGGGCATTTTTTACTGCATGTTGATCAGGAAACTTCTAATAAACTGGTTAACGAAATCACGATTGGTGATTTGATTAAAAAACCAGGATGGATTAGAATGTCTATTCACCCTACAACGACAGATGAAGAAATTGCTTATGTATGTAAAAGCATCAAAGATTTGGCTAAAAATCACGAATCATGGGCTTTAGATTATTCTTATAATAAAAATACAAATGAGTTTATTCATAAAAATGCAACTTCATTTGAGGATGAATTGGTAGAAAGCTGGTTTAAATCTTAA
- a CDS encoding Lrp/AsnC family transcriptional regulator — protein sequence MSKFRLDEVDHQILDMLIDNTRVPFTDIAKKLLISAGTVHVRVKKMEDAGIIMGSSLALDYDKLGYSFIAYVGVFLNNTSQTKFVLERINQIPFVTVASVTTGKFNIFCKIRAKDTKHAKEVIFMIDDIEGVYRTETMISLEESINDKKRLMHTIFKNM from the coding sequence ATGAGTAAATTTCGTTTAGATGAAGTAGATCACCAGATTTTAGATATGTTAATAGACAATACGAGAGTTCCGTTTACTGACATTGCAAAAAAACTATTGATATCTGCTGGAACAGTACATGTTAGAGTAAAAAAAATGGAGGATGCCGGAATTATCATGGGATCTTCACTAGCCTTAGATTATGATAAATTAGGGTATTCATTTATTGCTTATGTAGGTGTATTCCTTAACAATACGTCGCAAACAAAATTTGTTTTAGAGAGAATCAATCAAATTCCTTTCGTTACAGTTGCTTCTGTAACAACAGGAAAGTTCAATATTTTTTGTAAAATCAGAGCAAAAGATACTAAACATGCAAAAGAAGTTATCTTTATGATCGATGACATCGAAGGTGTTTACAGAACAGAAACTATGATTTCATTAGAAGAAAGTATAAACGATAAGAAGCGTTTGATGCATACTATTTTTAAAAATATGTAA
- a CDS encoding nuclear transport factor 2 family protein, with product MNANETLIAKFYTAFANADAKTMSECYHPKVHFIDPAFGLLKEDQVSKMWEMLLLKSKGNLKIEFSDVKADEFSGSAQWIATYNFSKTNRKVINKIRAEFIFQDGLIIKHTDNFDVWKWSKQAFGATGYLLGWTGFFQKKIQQQALLSLHKFAEAK from the coding sequence ATGAACGCAAACGAAACTTTAATCGCCAAATTTTATACCGCTTTTGCAAATGCTGATGCCAAAACAATGAGCGAATGCTACCATCCAAAAGTCCATTTTATTGACCCGGCTTTTGGTTTATTAAAAGAAGATCAGGTATCTAAGATGTGGGAAATGCTTCTTTTAAAAAGTAAAGGAAATCTAAAAATTGAATTTTCAGATGTTAAAGCAGATGAGTTTTCAGGATCTGCACAATGGATCGCAACTTACAATTTTTCTAAAACCAATAGAAAAGTAATTAATAAAATCAGAGCTGAGTTTATTTTTCAGGATGGATTGATCATTAAGCATACAGACAACTTTGATGTTTGGAAATGGTCCAAACAAGCCTTTGGAGCAACCGGTTATTTATTGGGCTGGACAGGTTTTTTTCAGAAAAAAATTCAGCAGCAGGCATTGTTGTCACTCCATAAATTTGCAGAAGCCAAATAG
- a CDS encoding peptidoglycan DD-metalloendopeptidase family protein, whose translation MKTLASILNALPPTKVIDSSIDFSKYIPLDLSITNQELVKRNPENATEFEQFITDYLKKNNAEVAFGGYIEGRTLYKRSTIFRNNSVPERNIHIGLDLWTKAGTAILAPLDGKVHSFKNNIGLGDYGPTIILEHEIENERFYTLYGHLSLESIEDLVVGKFFKKGEQIATMGHAAVNGDYAPHVHFQIIQNIEDYIGDYPGVCNTNDLNFYIENCPDPNLLLKIT comes from the coding sequence ATGAAAACCCTTGCCTCTATTTTAAACGCCTTACCACCTACTAAAGTTATCGATTCAAGTATTGATTTTTCTAAATACATTCCATTAGATTTGTCAATCACCAATCAGGAATTGGTTAAAAGAAATCCTGAAAATGCAACAGAATTTGAACAATTTATTACAGATTATCTAAAAAAGAACAATGCCGAAGTCGCTTTTGGCGGATATATTGAAGGACGTACTTTATACAAAAGGAGTACCATTTTTAGAAACAACTCAGTTCCGGAACGCAATATTCATATTGGTCTCGATTTATGGACAAAAGCTGGTACAGCTATTCTGGCGCCACTTGACGGGAAAGTACATAGTTTTAAAAACAATATTGGATTAGGCGATTACGGGCCTACAATTATTCTGGAACATGAAATTGAAAATGAACGATTTTATACTTTATACGGACATTTATCGTTAGAAAGTATTGAAGATTTAGTAGTTGGTAAATTCTTTAAAAAAGGAGAGCAAATCGCTACTATGGGTCACGCAGCTGTAAATGGCGATTATGCACCACACGTACATTTTCAGATTATACAAAATATTGAGGATTATATTGGGGATTATCCAGGAGTATGTAACACCAATGATCTTAATTTTTACATTGAAAACTGCCCTGACCCAAACTTATTATTAAAAATAACATAA
- a CDS encoding APC family permease produces the protein MKELVHKKLNQLQATAICGNDISSSCLYVSALTILYAGQYAWISLLIVAVVLFLFRKIYGEVVGAIPLNGGAYNVLLNTSTKRLASLAATLTVLSYMATAVISASEGMHYLHGIFEGLNVTIATVLVLILFTFLAILGIGESAFVAVIIFVTHIATLSLLVLASLWFILNNGLDTFHLNWETPIVHGNIKTALFLGFSAAMLGISGFESSANFVEEQEPGVFPKTLRNMWALVSFFNPVIAILLISIIPLTQVGENKESLLAFLGETTGGSWLAWLISIDAVLVLCGAVLTSFVGVSGLLNRMTLDRILPNYFLKQNKRGSHYRIVISFLILCISVLFATNGHLESLAGVYTFSFLAVMALFGLGNLLLKFKRRKLPRPERARGISVVIAVLFIIAAFIGNMKLNIASFYTFLQYMVPSLIFVGIMLNRVMLIKLLIDALEYFYQPLRRMVIVSNRYLQNLSVKINSQEFVFFTKGDDIAILNKVLQYVEGNETTKKLKIVHVTNDFINSEAIRRDLEVLDRAYDDLSIEYLEIEGVFGPEIIDELSQKWNIPKNFMFIGSPGNKFSYRVSDLGGVRLIM, from the coding sequence ATGAAAGAACTTGTACACAAAAAATTAAATCAATTACAAGCAACAGCAATCTGTGGAAACGATATTAGTTCGTCCTGTTTATATGTATCAGCACTTACTATTTTGTATGCCGGGCAATACGCCTGGATTTCTCTTCTAATAGTTGCAGTTGTTTTATTTTTATTCAGAAAAATTTATGGTGAAGTCGTTGGTGCAATCCCTTTAAATGGAGGTGCTTACAATGTGTTACTAAATACTTCTACCAAGCGTTTGGCATCATTGGCAGCAACATTAACCGTTTTGTCTTATATGGCAACAGCTGTTATTTCAGCATCAGAAGGAATGCATTATCTGCACGGAATTTTCGAAGGACTAAATGTTACTATTGCAACCGTTTTAGTTTTGATTCTGTTTACATTTCTGGCAATTTTAGGAATTGGAGAATCTGCTTTTGTGGCAGTAATAATATTTGTGACTCATATTGCGACTTTAAGCCTTTTGGTTTTAGCATCCTTATGGTTTATTCTAAATAATGGTTTAGATACTTTTCATCTCAATTGGGAAACCCCTATTGTGCATGGAAATATAAAAACTGCTTTGTTTTTAGGATTTTCTGCTGCAATGCTTGGAATTTCAGGATTTGAAAGCTCGGCCAATTTTGTTGAGGAACAAGAACCGGGTGTTTTTCCAAAAACTTTGCGAAACATGTGGGCGCTTGTTAGTTTTTTCAATCCCGTAATAGCTATTTTGCTAATAAGTATCATTCCGCTCACACAAGTTGGTGAGAATAAAGAATCACTTTTGGCCTTTTTAGGAGAAACTACCGGAGGTTCTTGGCTCGCATGGCTCATTTCGATCGATGCAGTATTGGTGCTTTGTGGAGCTGTTTTGACCTCATTTGTTGGTGTTTCCGGATTATTAAACCGAATGACATTAGATCGTATTCTTCCTAATTACTTTTTAAAACAAAACAAAAGAGGTTCGCATTACAGAATTGTAATCAGTTTTTTAATTCTGTGTATTTCGGTACTTTTTGCAACAAACGGACATTTAGAATCCTTAGCCGGAGTTTATACTTTTTCATTTCTGGCTGTAATGGCACTATTTGGTCTTGGTAATTTGCTGCTTAAATTCAAACGCCGAAAATTACCAAGACCCGAGCGCGCCAGAGGAATTAGTGTTGTAATTGCGGTTCTTTTTATAATTGCAGCTTTCATCGGAAACATGAAACTAAATATCGCTTCATTTTACACTTTTCTGCAATACATGGTTCCTTCTCTTATTTTTGTCGGAATCATGCTTAATCGTGTTATGCTCATAAAACTTCTAATCGATGCTTTAGAATATTTCTACCAACCACTCCGCCGAATGGTTATTGTAAGCAACAGATATCTCCAGAATTTAAGCGTAAAAATCAATTCACAAGAATTCGTATTTTTTACCAAAGGTGATGATATTGCTATTCTTAATAAGGTCTTACAATATGTAGAGGGCAATGAAACAACCAAAAAACTAAAAATTGTTCATGTTACCAATGACTTTATAAATAGTGAGGCAATACGACGGGATTTAGAAGTTTTAGATCGTGCTTACGATGATCTTTCAATCGAATATCTTGAAATAGAAGGAGTTTTTGGTCCGGAAATCATTGATGAACTTTCACAAAAATGGAATATCCCTAAGAACTTTATGTTTATTGGTTCTCCCGGAAATAAGTTTTCGTATCGCGTTTCAGATCTTGGTGGCGTACGATTGATTATGTGA